Proteins from one Podospora pseudocomata strain CBS 415.72m chromosome 4, whole genome shotgun sequence genomic window:
- a CDS encoding hypothetical protein (EggNog:ENOG503NVN0), with amino-acid sequence MRWNADEELTASGVTVACAKFAAWLLGELCIPPGWAIHFGDPDLFSRAVAAEHKQTAPASVNLRLDFTCAIQLVHQLRDLSFLVQEPEDILLLCDKKFYTMPSIAMTPLKVFKAALLEPSKWQGNSSSRDDDCWIGKIHDSAQQISSQNQHLWMDTMEARPQFPRRPAFGLGVGNDIFEPRMTMEGGLHARQNLTDLFLMEGGACEICHHQNSLSAYFADMMGNLKQEPTMFDILCNRRRDVISLELTCADSRTKISHISLVNEVLESHIRYQADKDSPTKFQVASWQPSIPTDIVCHGDAQAVPTYRDTGNTDEFVYDKVISQ; translated from the coding sequence atgagatggaacGCCGACGAAGAACTTACAGCATCTGGCGTGACCGTTGCCTGTGCTAAGTTTGCCGCTTGGCTTCTCGGCGAGCTTTGCATCCCGCCAGGCTGGGCTATTCACTTTGGGGATCCCGATCTGTTCTCTAGAGCTGTGGCTGCCGAACACAAACAGACAGCACCGGCTTCGGTGAACCTCAGACTCGATTTTACCTGCGCTATACAGCTTGTTCATCAACTCCGGGACCTTTCTTTCCTTGTTCAAGAGCCGGAAGACATACTCCTGCTGTGCGACAAGAAATTCTATACAATGCCCAGCATAGCAATGACACCGCTCAAAGTGTTCAAAGCTGCTCTGCTTGAGCCGTCAAAATGGCAAGGAAACAGTTCCTCCAGAGACGATGATTGCTGGATCGGGAAAATACATGATTCAGCACAGCAAATAAGCAGCCAGAACCAGCACTTGTGGATGGACACAATGGAGGCTCGGCCCCAGTTTCCGCGCCGTCCAGcctttgggttgggtgttgggaACGACATATTCGAACCCAGAATGACAATGGAAGGGGGCCTCCATGCTCGGCAGAATCTCACAGATCTCTTCCTCATGGAGGGCGGTGCGTGTGAGAtttgccaccaccaaaataGCCTGTCAGCCTACTTTGCAGACATGATGGGCAATCTGAAGCAGGAGCCCACTATGTTCGACATACTATGCAACAGAAGACGAGATGTGATATCTCTCGAACTTACATGTGCCGATTCTCGGACAAAGATATCTCACATTAGTCTCGTCAACGAGGTTCTGGAATCACATATCCGCTACCAAGCCGACAAGGACTCTCCGACCAAATTCCAGGTCGCTAGCTGGCAGCCCTCAATCCCTACAGACATCGTGTGCCATGGTGATGCACAGGCAGTTCCAACCTACCGTGACACGGGCAACACCGACGAGTTTGTGTATGACAAGGTGATATCTCAGTAG
- a CDS encoding hypothetical protein (EggNog:ENOG503NZTA; COG:G), which yields MSSIYTLNLTALLALNAALFYTRQKVHPIPPTSKPSPNPNPKPQNASPLQSLLTSPLTPFLTVYTLTMTSDWLQGPYLYPLYTSTHLLPPSSLPPLFTTGFLSGAISGSFIGSLADTHGRKKACLAFCLIYALSCLLTTISPSLPVLYLGRVLGGLGTSLLFTVFESFLVSDFKNRGLEGRLGETFGVMSTLNSMVAIASGIGGEWLVAGTGTNKAPFWLAAGVLMVAGGVMKMTWKENYALNEGPDKKSDEEAKEEKSLFKTLSDPKILALGLSTTVFEGSMYLFVFFWAPALQSSSSSSSSSSSSPSGASLPYGVIFAAFMASTLASSLIFGKITERLPFGSLLLSLLGVSSLCFLAASNTSSSQFTFWVFCLFEACVGIYFPTMGFLKGKLIDDGVRSQVYGFLRIPLNVFVVVALLVTGRMESDKAFVVVFRVCSGLLLLAAGGFWGLVVRKSGVDVQVE from the exons atgTCCTCCATCTACACCCTCAACCTaaccgccctcctcgccctcaacgCCGCCCTCTTCTACACCCGCCAAAAAGtccaccccatcccaccaacatcaaaaccctcccccaaccccaaccccaaaccccaaaatGCCTCGCCCCTCcaatccctcctcacctcccctctAACCCCCTTCCTAACAGTCTACACCCTCACCATGACCTCCGACTGGCTCCAAGGACCCTACCTCTACCCCCTCTACACctcaacccacctcctccccccatcctccctcccccccctcttcacaaccGGCTTCCTCTCGGGCGCCATCTCGGGCTCCTTCATCGGCTCCCTAGCCGACACCCACGGCCGCAAGAAAGCCTGCCTCGCCTTCTGCCTCATCTACGCCCTTTCCTGTCTCTTAACAACCATCTCCCCTTCTTTACCAGTCCTCTATCTCGGGAGGGTACTAGGAGGGCTAGGAACAAGTCTCTTGTTCACCGTCTTTGAAAGTTTCTTGGTTTCGGATTTTAAAAacagggggttggaggggaggttaGGCGAGACGTTTGGGGTGATGAGCACGTTGAATAGTATGGTGGCGATAGCGAGCGGGATCGGGGGGGAGTGGCTTgtggcggggacggggacgaaTAAAGCGCCGTTTTggttggcggcgggggtgttgatggttgcgggaggggtgatgaagatgacttGG AAGGAGAACTATGCCCTGAACGAGGGGCCAGATAAAAAGAGTGATGAAGAAGCCAAGGAAGAGAAGTCGTTGTTCAAGACGCTGTCTGACCCGAAGATACTGGCTCTGGGGCTGTCGACTACCGTGTTTGAAGGGTCGATGTATCTGtttgtcttcttctgggcTCCCGCGTTgcagtcctcctcctcctcctcctcctcctcctcctcctccccatcaggGGCGTCACTGCCTTATGGTGTCATTTTCGCGGCGTTTATGGCTTCGACGCTGGCGTCTTCATTGATCTTTGGCAAGATCACAGAGAGACTGCCGTTTGGCTCGCTGTTGCTCTCCCTTTTAGGGGTGTCATCGCTTTGCTTTTTAGCGGCGTCGAACACGTCCTCTTCGCAGTTCACCTTCTGGGTGTTTTGTCTGTTTGAGGCTTGTGTGGGGATTTATTTCCCTACCATGGGGTTTTTAAAGGGGAAGTTGATCGATGATGGGGTCAGGAGCCAGGTGTACGGGTTTCTGAGGATACCGCTCAACgtttttgtggtggtggctttgCTGGTTacggggaggatggagagcGACAAGGCGTTTGTGGTGGTATTTAGGGTGTGCTCTGGCTTGCTTTTGCTGGCCGCgggagggttttgggggttggtggtgaggaaaaGCGGAGTTGATGTGCAGGTAGAGTGA